From the genome of Candidatus Promineifilum breve, one region includes:
- a CDS encoding protein kinase domain-containing protein, with amino-acid sequence MNPTQFGRYTIHRPLGAGGMADVYLAHDPTLDREVAIKVPRVRSQARFEVEARAVARLEHPAIVPLYEYGDQDGHPYIVMRHMRGGSLADRIARGPLPLAEALPIIERIAAALDYAHSRGVIHRDVKPGNILFDETGHAFLSDFGIARLEDWGDGRAGPRLTAVGAIPGSPAYLSPEQARGAPDLDGRSDIYALGIVVHEMLTGELPQPGPTGVIPTIARRRPDLPPAFQAIVARALAADRNARYGRAADFVADLGRAAGGGRAAGGSRPQQQASGLSLWLVIGGLAVALLVGYLLLSAEDDRPPTTDDGQPATVAGDQPTVAVSPPAAVNASPIVSSPSPAVSGPSSVVSGPSSVVSGPSSVVLGSTTRDTPIEAVRFGDGPQKLLFVGGLTGGYAPSTEGVAQAAIIHFTAHPEAIPDNVTVYVIPLASPDTILAPGDFAGRLNGDGVDVNRNWDCEWTPDPVWADEIRPGGGGPAPFSEAESQALREFILSVSPAAVVAWHARANDGLVSPGGCGPAVLVSGEAADIYSRAAGYRLVVLGEAEPTITGDATNWLDSVGIPAVSVLLPSFTTVDWPSNLDGMTALIAAYAARPAATPLPSEVVLDLMAAAPDALSLETNTTPLPAACDIAPGDRWQATWQAARDRLGCPANQAHSSGGAFQYFARGNTIWRQDRDLIYVLYNNGAFAAYPDNSPEGWEESNVIKRGFGYLWRNEPTVQNGLGQPITEERAAGDFTIQDFDGGVIFTFDDDRRYTFVLFNDNGTWREE; translated from the coding sequence ATGAATCCCACCCAATTCGGCCGCTACACCATCCACCGCCCCCTCGGCGCCGGCGGCATGGCCGACGTCTATCTGGCCCACGACCCCACGCTCGACCGCGAGGTGGCGATCAAGGTGCCGCGCGTGCGCTCGCAGGCCCGTTTTGAGGTCGAGGCGCGGGCTGTGGCCCGGCTGGAGCACCCGGCCATTGTGCCGCTTTATGAATACGGTGACCAGGATGGTCACCCCTACATTGTTATGCGCCACATGCGCGGCGGCTCGCTGGCCGACCGCATCGCCCGCGGCCCATTGCCGTTGGCCGAGGCGCTGCCGATCATCGAGCGCATCGCCGCCGCCCTCGACTACGCCCACAGCCGCGGCGTCATCCACCGCGACGTGAAGCCGGGCAACATCCTCTTCGACGAGACCGGCCACGCTTTCCTGTCCGATTTCGGCATCGCCCGCCTGGAAGATTGGGGCGACGGCCGGGCCGGGCCGCGCCTGACGGCCGTGGGGGCCATCCCCGGCTCGCCGGCCTACCTCAGCCCGGAGCAGGCCCGCGGCGCGCCCGACCTGGACGGCCGCAGCGACATCTACGCCCTGGGCATCGTCGTCCACGAGATGCTGACCGGCGAACTGCCCCAGCCGGGGCCAACGGGCGTCATCCCCACCATCGCCCGCCGCCGCCCCGATCTGCCGCCCGCCTTCCAGGCCATCGTGGCCCGCGCCCTGGCCGCCGACCGCAACGCGCGCTATGGCCGGGCGGCCGACTTCGTGGCCGATTTGGGCCGCGCGGCGGGCGGCGGCCGGGCGGCGGGCGGCAGCCGGCCGCAGCAGCAGGCGAGCGGTCTGTCCCTCTGGCTGGTCATCGGCGGGCTGGCGGTGGCGCTGCTGGTGGGCTATCTGCTGCTGTCGGCCGAGGACGACAGACCACCGACGACGGACGACGGACAGCCGGCCACCGTCGCCGGCGATCAGCCAACGGTCGCTGTGTCGCCGCCGGCGGCCGTCAATGCGTCGCCTATCGTCAGTAGCCCATCGCCTGCCGTCAGTGGTCCGTCGTCCGTTGTCAGTGGTCCGTCGTCCGTCGTCAGTGGTCCGTCGTCCGTCGTCCTCGGCTCCACCACTCGCGACACGCCCATCGAAGCCGTCCGCTTCGGCGACGGCCCGCAAAAGCTGCTCTTCGTCGGCGGCCTCACCGGCGGCTACGCGCCCAGCACCGAGGGCGTGGCCCAGGCGGCGATCATCCACTTCACCGCCCACCCCGAGGCCATCCCCGACAACGTGACCGTCTACGTCATTCCCCTGGCCTCGCCCGACACCATCCTGGCCCCCGGCGATTTCGCCGGGCGGCTGAACGGCGACGGCGTCGACGTCAATCGCAACTGGGATTGCGAATGGACGCCCGATCCCGTGTGGGCAGACGAGATCCGCCCTGGCGGCGGCGGCCCGGCCCCCTTCTCCGAGGCCGAAAGCCAGGCCCTGCGCGAGTTCATCCTCAGTGTCAGCCCGGCGGCGGTGGTCGCCTGGCACGCACGGGCCAACGACGGGCTGGTGTCGCCCGGCGGCTGCGGCCCCGCGGTGCTGGTGTCCGGCGAGGCGGCCGACATCTACAGCCGCGCCGCCGGCTACCGGCTGGTCGTCCTGGGCGAAGCGGAGCCGACGATCACGGGCGACGCCACCAACTGGCTCGATTCCGTCGGCATCCCGGCTGTCTCGGTATTGCTGCCCAGCTTCACGACCGTCGATTGGCCGAGCAATCTGGACGGCATGACCGCCCTCATCGCCGCCTACGCCGCCCGGCCGGCGGCCACACCGCTGCCGTCGGAGGTGGTGCTCGATCTGATGGCCGCCGCGCCGGACGCGCTGTCCTTGGAGACCAACACAACCCCCCTGCCCGCCGCCTGCGATATTGCGCCGGGTGACCGCTGGCAGGCGACGTGGCAAGCCGCGCGTGACCGCCTCGGCTGCCCCGCCAACCAGGCCCACAGCAGCGGCGGGGCCTTCCAATATTTTGCGCGCGGTAACACCATTTGGCGGCAGGATCGCGACCTGATCTACGTCCTCTATAACAACGGCGCGTTCGCCGCCTATCCCGACAATTCGCCCGAGGGTTGGGAAGAGTCCAACGTGATCAAGCGCGGCTTCGGCTATCTCTGGCGCAATGAGCCGACCGTGCAAAACGGGCTGGGCCAGCCGATCACCGAAGAGCGCGCCGCCGGGGATTTCACCATCCAGGATTTCGACGGCGGGGTGATCTTCACCTTTGACGACGACCGCCGCTATACCTTCGTGTTGTTCAACGACAACGGGACGTGGCGGGAAGAGTAG
- a CDS encoding SUMF1/EgtB/PvdO family nonheme iron enzyme: MTPSFGPYRVIQPLGSGGMADVYLAHDAGLNRRVAIKAPRPEFITTEGRARFAREAMAAAALEHVAIVPLYGYGDQDGRPYMVMRYLTGGALNERIAHRPMHPAAALPILERIAAALDYAHSHGVIHRDVKSANILFDDKDNAYLSDFGIAWLAAAGETNRLTATGTVRGTFDYISPEQAQGIRDLDGRADLYSLAVVLFEMLTGDVPYRADSGLLVAAQHISAPIPDIRSRRPDLPPGLSAVMGRALAKRRDDRYPTGAALVADVGRALSGQRVATPQLAPSHPAPAVSGSPINRITWLLIIGAVAALAVVMFALLRPSGSGTEAVVATAELQTPNVTDTTEPTSTITAIVATPTLVGIESISITAPAQLTNTLTPTYVPPHIGDNRIIPLSDEVSIEQVFVPAGSFLMGSLEDPEAKGNEYPQHEVYIDAFWLDKTEVTNGQFEVFIKATGYQTAAERENSGRVRTETGWLTVPGVNWEHPSDPVEALPDRNFPVVMVSWDDATAFCTWAGGRLPTEAEWEYAARGSTAERYPWGDEFVGEFVNFCDLNCPFSWADLGLDDSFETIAPVGSFANGASWVGAFDLVGNVWEWVNDWYTNGYYEDAPYANPTGPDVGDFRVLRGGAWYNLAETVRGAERGSDRPVDRDNGAGFRCAAAATDAAALAAPAATVILTATLPAAPAVLPGALVLDAFSDGGAVNGAYRVNAPGNELSLALVPAGDGQALALTYGINNGPPGDYAGIERDLAAMDWRGYSEICLWVRNDDFDGRLTVQFRQRAADTWKTAVPLAGVTTANLCLPLNEATFTAVSGDAAATLDLAEIDNYAIYLGDSGPDQGTLLVDAIRLNP; encoded by the coding sequence ATGACCCCGTCGTTTGGGCCTTATCGCGTTATCCAACCGCTCGGTTCCGGGGGCATGGCCGACGTCTATCTGGCCCACGATGCCGGCCTGAACCGGCGCGTGGCGATCAAAGCGCCGCGCCCGGAGTTCATCACCACTGAGGGGCGTGCCCGCTTCGCCCGCGAGGCCATGGCCGCCGCCGCGCTGGAGCACGTCGCCATCGTGCCGCTGTATGGCTACGGCGACCAGGATGGTCGCCCCTACATGGTCATGCGCTACCTGACCGGCGGCGCACTGAATGAGCGTATCGCCCATCGGCCCATGCACCCGGCGGCGGCCCTGCCCATCCTGGAGCGCATCGCCGCCGCCCTCGACTACGCCCACAGCCACGGCGTCATCCATCGCGACGTCAAATCGGCCAACATCCTCTTCGACGACAAGGACAACGCCTACCTGTCCGATTTCGGCATCGCCTGGCTGGCCGCCGCCGGCGAAACCAACCGCCTGACGGCCACCGGCACGGTGCGCGGCACGTTCGACTACATCAGCCCCGAACAGGCCCAGGGCATCCGTGACCTGGACGGCCGGGCCGATCTCTATTCGCTGGCCGTCGTCCTGTTCGAGATGCTGACCGGCGACGTGCCCTACCGGGCCGATTCGGGGCTGCTGGTGGCCGCCCAGCACATCTCGGCCCCCATCCCCGACATACGCTCGCGGCGGCCGGATTTGCCGCCGGGGCTGTCGGCCGTCATGGGGCGCGCCCTGGCCAAGCGGCGCGACGACCGCTACCCGACCGGCGCGGCGCTGGTGGCCGACGTGGGCCGGGCCTTGAGCGGGCAGCGGGTGGCGACGCCGCAACTAGCGCCGTCCCACCCAGCGCCGGCGGTCAGTGGGTCGCCCATCAATCGGATAACTTGGCTGTTGATCATTGGGGCTGTGGCGGCTCTGGCTGTGGTCATGTTTGCCCTACTACGGCCATCGGGTTCCGGCACGGAAGCAGTCGTGGCAACTGCCGAACTTCAAACGCCGAACGTCACTGATACAACAGAACCGACGTCGACCATCACGGCTATCGTCGCAACACCAACCCTCGTGGGGATAGAGTCAATCTCGATTACCGCCCCAGCCCAATTAACTAACACCTTAACTCCTACATATGTTCCGCCACACATTGGTGATAACCGCATCATCCCCCTTTCCGATGAGGTCAGCATTGAACAAGTTTTTGTTCCTGCCGGATCTTTCCTGATGGGGAGTCTGGAAGACCCAGAAGCAAAGGGAAATGAATATCCTCAACATGAGGTGTACATCGATGCGTTCTGGTTGGACAAGACCGAGGTCACTAATGGACAATTTGAGGTTTTCATCAAGGCGACAGGATATCAGACTGCTGCTGAGCGCGAGAATAGCGGGCGAGTCCGCACCGAGACAGGCTGGTTAACTGTTCCTGGAGTTAATTGGGAGCACCCATCTGACCCCGTAGAAGCATTGCCTGATAGGAATTTTCCTGTTGTCATGGTTTCATGGGATGACGCTACCGCTTTTTGCACCTGGGCCGGGGGTCGATTGCCCACCGAGGCCGAGTGGGAATATGCTGCTCGTGGAAGTACCGCCGAGAGATACCCGTGGGGAGACGAGTTTGTAGGTGAGTTTGTTAATTTTTGCGACCTCAATTGTCCATTCAGTTGGGCTGATCTTGGCCTGGATGATAGCTTCGAAACAATCGCGCCGGTGGGTAGTTTTGCGAATGGCGCTAGTTGGGTTGGTGCTTTCGATTTAGTGGGCAACGTGTGGGAATGGGTCAACGACTGGTATACCAACGGATATTATGAAGATGCGCCATACGCCAATCCAACCGGGCCAGACGTCGGGGATTTCCGCGTCCTGCGCGGCGGAGCATGGTATAACTTGGCGGAAACAGTTAGGGGCGCTGAACGTGGTTCCGACAGGCCCGTCGATCGCGATAATGGAGCCGGCTTCCGTTGCGCCGCCGCCGCCACCGACGCGGCGGCCCTGGCCGCGCCGGCGGCCACGGTGATCCTCACGGCCACTCTGCCCGCGGCCCCGGCCGTTCTGCCCGGCGCGCTCGTCCTGGATGCTTTCAGCGACGGCGGCGCGGTGAACGGCGCTTACCGCGTCAACGCGCCGGGCAATGAGTTGAGTTTGGCCCTGGTTCCGGCCGGCGATGGGCAGGCGCTGGCCCTGACCTATGGCATCAACAACGGCCCGCCCGGTGATTACGCCGGCATCGAGCGCGATCTGGCCGCGATGGATTGGCGCGGCTACTCCGAGATTTGCCTGTGGGTGCGGAACGACGATTTCGATGGCCGGCTGACAGTGCAATTTCGCCAAAGGGCGGCCGATACCTGGAAGACGGCCGTGCCCCTGGCCGGGGTGACGACGGCCAACCTTTGTCTGCCGCTGAACGAGGCGACATTTACCGCCGTCTCCGGCGACGCCGCCGCCACGCTGGACCTGGCCGAGATCGACAACTATGCCATTTATCTGGGCGACAGCGGGCCGGATCAGGGCACGTTGCTGGTGGATGCGATTCGTTTGAATCCCTAG
- a CDS encoding M14 family metallopeptidase: protein MAVRTIRRLIAAVLWPALVALVAACGGDVSPSPSPPPPATLPPPVVETGATAVQPDATTGQPDATAGPTTPLPAAPPASAPIQPVATTAAAPPDTAQPPPSPAVDPATTAPPAAATEPISRTIALSAGGRPITAYTLGTGDTAIVLVGGLHGGYEWNSILLAERLLDHFQGHPELLPAAVTLHVIPNANPDGLFAVLGFDGPFTPGNFPATDPTVYLPGRFNGNGVDLNRNWDCNWTADALWRDQPISGGASAFSEPETRGLRDTLLALDPAAVVFLHSAANAVYVAGCPTPHAASRDLALVYGQAAGYAVEETFDHYAITGDAGDWLTTQDIASFTVELFSHESLDWEQNLAGMVALLGYFTAD from the coding sequence ATGGCCGTTAGGACAATTAGGCGACTGATCGCCGCCGTCTTGTGGCCGGCGTTGGTCGCGCTGGTTGCGGCCTGCGGCGGCGACGTCTCGCCCTCGCCCTCGCCGCCGCCGCCGGCCACGCTGCCCCCGCCCGTCGTTGAAACCGGGGCCACGGCCGTTCAACCGGACGCCACGACCGGCCAACCGGACGCCACCGCCGGCCCAACGACCCCTTTACCGGCGGCGCCGCCGGCCTCGGCCCCGATACAGCCGGTCGCGACGACGGCCGCCGCGCCCCCGGACACCGCCCAACCGCCCCCATCGCCCGCCGTCGACCCGGCAACCACGGCCCCCCCCGCCGCCGCCACCGAGCCGATCTCGCGCACCATCGCCCTGTCGGCCGGCGGGCGGCCGATCACCGCCTACACCCTCGGCACGGGGGACACGGCCATCGTCCTCGTCGGCGGGCTGCACGGCGGCTACGAGTGGAACTCCATCCTGCTGGCCGAGCGGTTGCTCGATCACTTTCAGGGTCACCCTGAACTCTTGCCCGCCGCCGTCACGCTCCACGTCATCCCCAACGCCAACCCCGACGGCCTGTTCGCCGTCCTCGGCTTCGACGGCCCCTTCACGCCGGGCAACTTCCCGGCCACCGACCCGACCGTTTACCTGCCGGGCCGCTTCAACGGCAACGGCGTCGATCTGAACCGCAATTGGGATTGCAACTGGACGGCCGATGCCCTGTGGCGCGATCAACCGATTTCGGGCGGCGCATCTGCCTTCAGCGAGCCGGAGACGCGCGGCCTGCGCGACACCCTGCTGGCGCTCGACCCGGCGGCCGTCGTCTTTCTCCACAGCGCGGCCAATGCCGTCTACGTCGCCGGCTGCCCCACGCCCCACGCCGCCAGCCGCGATCTGGCCCTGGTCTATGGCCAGGCCGCCGGCTACGCGGTGGAGGAGACGTTCGACCATTACGCCATCACCGGCGACGCCGGCGACTGGCTGACGACCCAGGACATCGCCTCGTTCACGGTCGAGCTTTTCTCCCACGAGTCGCTCGATTGGGAACAGAATTTGGCCGGGATGGTGGCGCTGCTGGGCTATTTTACGGCTGATTAA
- a CDS encoding protein kinase domain-containing protein, with translation MAPSSIGRYTIIRPLGAGGMADVYLARDPQLNREVALKMPALERPSPDALARFRVEARAVARLEHAAIVPLYEYGDHAGRPFLVMRYMHGGSLADRIDQRRATLAEAVAVVDQIAAALDYAHAQGVIHRDVKPGNILFDDAGAAYLTDFGIARMIDAGGGKSLTQTGLIVGTVAYMSPEQALGRPNLDGRVDIYSLGVVLYEMLTGDIPYQADSQLQQAMLHVNAPIPSIRERRRDLPPGIQAVIERALAKEPAQRYAGGAALAADLRRAAAGQAIARAPQPAKEQSRGFPMWLMIAAVAVVAVVLGMMALGNDRQPPATPASASARSSASADRVTPAGGGAVVEQPSPANEPTEELQSIAVETGPTSTAVPAPGETATPRPSPDAPTPDAPTPTAPPPTIAADTEPEALTIGRTDRGTPVEAVRFGDGAATVFFIGGLHAGFAPATVALARQAVDYFTDYPERIPAGVTLYIVISASPDTSPAVGELAGRLNSNGVDANRNWDCSWAEDARWRNQLIPGSGGPAPFSEPEVRALADLIVAEEAAAVVFWEALAENGLSSPGNCGVRTNVSGPLATLYGTAAGYEIGDFEQETGQLLNGDASNWLDSIGIPAIAVLLPGYETIDLAANLAGMLAVLEANGR, from the coding sequence ATGGCCCCGTCGTCTATCGGCCGCTATACCATCATCCGCCCCCTCGGCGCGGGCGGCATGGCCGACGTCTACCTGGCCCGCGACCCGCAACTCAACCGGGAAGTGGCCCTCAAGATGCCCGCCCTGGAGCGGCCCAGCCCCGACGCCCTGGCCCGCTTCCGGGTCGAGGCCCGCGCCGTGGCCCGCCTGGAGCACGCGGCCATCGTCCCCCTCTACGAGTATGGCGACCACGCCGGGCGGCCGTTCCTGGTCATGCGCTACATGCACGGCGGCTCGCTGGCCGACCGCATCGACCAACGCCGGGCGACGCTGGCCGAGGCCGTGGCCGTCGTCGACCAGATCGCCGCCGCCCTCGACTACGCCCACGCCCAGGGGGTCATCCACCGCGACGTGAAGCCGGGCAACATCCTCTTCGACGACGCCGGCGCGGCCTATCTGACCGACTTCGGCATCGCCCGCATGATCGACGCCGGCGGCGGCAAATCGCTGACCCAGACCGGCCTCATCGTCGGCACGGTGGCCTACATGAGTCCCGAACAGGCGTTGGGGCGGCCCAACCTCGACGGCCGGGTGGACATCTACTCGCTGGGCGTCGTCCTCTACGAGATGCTGACCGGCGACATCCCCTATCAGGCCGATTCGCAACTGCAACAGGCCATGCTCCACGTCAATGCCCCCATCCCGTCGATCCGCGAGCGGCGGCGCGACCTGCCGCCGGGCATCCAGGCCGTCATCGAGCGGGCGCTGGCCAAGGAGCCTGCCCAGCGCTACGCCGGCGGCGCGGCGCTGGCCGCCGACTTGCGCCGGGCGGCGGCCGGGCAGGCCATCGCCCGCGCTCCCCAACCGGCCAAAGAGCAGTCGCGCGGATTCCCGATGTGGCTGATGATCGCCGCCGTGGCGGTGGTGGCGGTGGTGTTGGGGATGATGGCGTTGGGCAATGACCGCCAACCGCCGGCCACCCCCGCGTCGGCGAGCGCCCGCTCGTCGGCGAGCGCCGACCGCGTGACGCCGGCCGGGGGCGGGGCCGTCGTCGAGCAGCCTTCCCCGGCCAACGAGCCAACCGAAGAACTTCAGTCGATCGCGGTCGAGACGGGGCCGACCAGCACGGCAGTGCCCGCGCCGGGCGAGACGGCTACCCCCCGCCCATCGCCCGATGCCCCCACGCCCGATGCCCCAACTCCAACCGCCCCACCCCCAACCATCGCCGCCGATACCGAGCCGGAAGCGCTCACCATCGGCCGGACGGATCGCGGCACGCCGGTCGAGGCTGTGCGCTTCGGCGACGGCGCGGCGACCGTGTTTTTCATCGGCGGCCTGCACGCCGGGTTTGCCCCCGCCACGGTCGCCCTGGCCCGGCAGGCCGTGGACTACTTCACCGACTACCCGGAACGGATCCCCGCCGGGGTGACGCTCTACATCGTCATTTCCGCCTCGCCCGACACGTCGCCGGCGGTGGGCGAACTGGCCGGGCGGCTCAACAGCAACGGCGTTGACGCCAATCGCAACTGGGATTGCAGCTGGGCCGAGGATGCCCGCTGGCGCAATCAGCTCATCCCCGGCAGCGGCGGCCCGGCCCCCTTCTCCGAGCCGGAGGTGCGCGCCCTGGCCGACCTCATCGTGGCCGAAGAGGCGGCGGCGGTCGTCTTCTGGGAAGCGCTGGCCGAGAACGGCCTGTCGTCGCCGGGCAATTGCGGCGTGCGCACCAATGTTTCCGGCCCGCTGGCCACCCTCTACGGCACGGCCGCCGGCTACGAGATCGGCGATTTTGAACAGGAGACGGGACAGTTGCTCAACGGCGACGCCTCCAACTGGCTGGATTCAATCGGCATCCCGGCCATCGCCGTGCTGTTGCCGGGCTATGAGACGATCGATTTGGCGGCCAATTTGGCCGGGATGCTGGCCGTGCTGGAGGCCAATGGCCGTTAG
- a CDS encoding NADPH-dependent F420 reductase, which yields MKIAIVGTGQVAAALGKGWAARGHMVTFASREPGTERVQQLLADAGPNASAARVADAVGRSSIIVLAVPFTAVRERLEMAGDVGGKVLIDCTNPIAPGLRPMFDATTPGGATSGVEQIAVWAPRARLVKAFNTTGAENMAAPRYNGQPSTMFICGDDEVAKGATAQLAEELGFEVVDAGGLSAARHLENLALLWIHLARVNGMGRDIAFRLLRR from the coding sequence ATGAAGATCGCGATTGTCGGCACAGGACAGGTAGCGGCGGCGCTGGGCAAGGGCTGGGCGGCGCGCGGCCATATGGTCACCTTCGCCTCGCGCGAGCCGGGGACCGAGCGGGTGCAGCAACTGCTGGCCGACGCCGGGCCAAACGCTTCGGCGGCGCGCGTGGCCGATGCCGTGGGGCGCAGCAGCATCATCGTGCTGGCCGTGCCCTTCACCGCCGTCCGCGAGCGGCTGGAGATGGCCGGCGACGTGGGCGGCAAGGTGCTCATCGATTGCACCAACCCCATCGCCCCCGGCCTGCGGCCGATGTTCGACGCCACCACGCCAGGCGGGGCCACGTCGGGCGTGGAGCAGATCGCCGTCTGGGCGCCGCGGGCGCGGCTGGTGAAGGCGTTCAACACGACCGGCGCGGAGAATATGGCCGCGCCGCGCTACAACGGCCAGCCGTCAACGATGTTCATCTGTGGCGACGACGAGGTGGCCAAGGGGGCCACGGCCCAACTGGCCGAGGAGCTGGGCTTCGAGGTGGTCGATGCCGGCGGGCTGTCGGCCGCCCGCCATCTGGAGAACCTGGCCCTGCTGTGGATCCACCTGGCGCGGGTGAACGGCATGGGGCGGGATATTGCGTTTCGGCTCTTGCGGCGATGA